A genomic window from Osmia bicornis bicornis chromosome 4, iOsmBic2.1, whole genome shotgun sequence includes:
- the LOC114874737 gene encoding LOW QUALITY PROTEIN: uncharacterized protein LOC114874737 (The sequence of the model RefSeq protein was modified relative to this genomic sequence to represent the inferred CDS: inserted 1 base in 1 codon) — MLPRLIAVLCTALPVVLSQSNYASQGNSIEYQPGLPPSTVLNGKVTKLDDISSMIFLNRTKAYLNCSQGSMQVELKFEEPXYGVAYADFDRNSACIFKGRGSTSAKLELPLKGCGTRQDPQRVFTNNVVVRFHPGLEMDGDEVITIVCRYPPPVAPIPPAPPASILAIPAPAPLPEPPLKGFQILLIICAILFLSLLLLGLGCSYMCLKRRNVRVIHRHPFGSDSGSEITKPSTPNLGSIIMFEGLKIPRPRPFHTSTSTTGSDTHLMNPSLPSDYPSETSEGDEEPSLPGSSAGSYDKQVFVHHETHQRQEMRTNSSLYLDTVAAEMETSSMTAMNASRSTLPRHIMAVPIEPKFDVQMRVTKLPPTSPSPLPSESDIASVALERNLTTILEKEESSLTRSLESPPARTTFSYVPELHVPPGGSSSTSTISRQQTPPVYSRILRKQAERETTTSTSVLQELIPSPSPVEQPPLQHHEIRRPRSLTSLNTELTETRSLTEVTDHTHAKYRVASILAPTPPPPPPIVPTVTSTHTAVQHREHRLFREEVTEPLVEPQVVAPRRPEITTHEVDDVFLKTVTEKKTIEDVERHRRQVTEYRAKPPPDPKWDVTIRNYPTENLPPPPPEWENFSDVSSNSNLTITNEPTGIQTDAPIDEEADVNIEPTYTARAEIPCRPPPVTRRSVDETDADWFSRLSRVLDPRYVSEFTEEERAKWREIITTDSTLRTLLTEAVVKEDYELIRKDARYTNLFPPAKWDVIIRILGPPSMHAGSTSSSTHGKNHGQRYKRSKSSEWDTRSRRSSLPTLYEYESDGGSSAHTHSHRLQMSQSTTAMGQSRLRRLGSSHRGTGGASEVDVRSMSEMTVRDFARVDRDDLTSLSSFEGADSLVRSLSQPSLARSGSEFTEHWGIPSGMMDLPPWAAEEGSSSVESTPRAVRRNDRLEVLASFDDRRQGSATTRSSRYVERELNSVRVTEGQRTSNWFHDDSEPEMQI, encoded by the exons aTGCTGCCGCGGTTGATAGCTGTGCTCTGTACAGCACTTCCGGTAGTGCTGTCTCAGAGCAACTATGCCTCTCAGGGCAACAGCATCGAGTACCAGCCAGGTTTGCCTCCGAGCACGGTTCTAAATGGCAAGGTAACCAAATTGGACGACATCTCGTCGATGATATTTCTGAATCGCACGAAGGCGTACCTGAATTGCAGCCAGGGTAGCATGCAGGTTGAGTTGAAGTTCGAGGAAC TTTACGGTGTCGCCTACGCGGATTTCGATCGTAACAGTGCCTGCATATTCAAAGGACGCGGATCGACCAGTGCTAAGTTAGAACTACCTCTAAAAGG ATGTGGCACGAGGCAGGATCCTCAGCGCGTGTTCACAAACAACGTCGTAGTACGTTTCCATCCTGGTCTGGAAATGGATGGCGACGAAGTAATCACTATAGTTTGCAGATACCCTCCGCCTGTGGCGCCCATACCGCCAGCGCCTCCTGCCAGCAT ATTGGCCATCCCCGCCCCTGCCCCGTTGCCCGAGCCTCCACTCAAGGGATTCCAGATACTCCTCATCATTTGTGCGATCCTTTTCCTCTCGTTGCTGTTGCTAGGCCTGGGCTGTTCGTACATGTGCCTGAAGCGCAGGAACGTTCGCGTGATACACCGTCATCCATTCGGAAGTGACTCGGGTTCTGAGATAACGAAACCCTCCACACCTAATCTGGGCAGTATCATTATGTTCGAAGGACTGAAGATTCCTCGGCCTAGACCATTCCATACATCTACCTCTACCACTGGTAGTGATACGCATTTAATGAATCCCTCGCTACCCAGCGATTATCCGAGCGAGACGTCCGAG GGTGACGAAGAGCCTTCCTTGCCCGGATCATCGGCTGGTTCATACGACAAGCAGGTGTTCGTTCATCACGAGACTCATCAACGCCAAGAAATGCGTACCAATAGCTCTCTGTATTTGGATACGGTAGCTGCGGAAATGGAGACTTCATCGATGACGGCAATGAACGCCTCGAGATCAACTCTGCCCCGTCACATAATGGCAGTGCCCATCGAACCAAAGTTTGATGTACAAATGAGGGTGACGAAACTGCCGCCAACTTCACCTAGCCCACTACCTTCCGAATCTGATATAGCGAGTGTTGCTTTAGAAAGGAATTTGACTACCATCTTAGAGAAGGAAGAGTCTAGCCTGACCCGTAGTTTGGAGAGTCCACCCGCCAGGACTACCTTCTCATACGTCCCAGAACTTCACGTACCTCCCGGAGGAAGCTCTTCCACTTCGACGATATCCAGACAACAAACTCCACCGGTTTATTCCAGAATCCTTCGAAAACAAGCGGAAAGAGAGACAACCACCAGCACCAGTGTTCTTCAAGAACTTATACCATCGCCCTCCCCCGTCGAACAGCCGCCCCTTCAACATCACGAGATTCGTAGGCCCAGATCATTAACTTCCTTAAACACAGAATTAACGGAAACCCGGTCCTTGACGGAGGTCACTGACCACACTCATGCCAAGTACAGAGTGGCTAGCATCCTAGCACCAACACCTCCACCTCCTCCACCGATTGTTCCCACGGTCACGAGTACACACACAGCCGTACAGCATCGCGAACACCGGCTATTCCGCGAAGAAGTAACGGAACCATTGGTGGAGCCTCAGGTGGTCGCTCCAAGACGTCCAGAGATAACGACTCACGAGGTGGACGATGTGTTCCTGAAGACAGTAACGGAGAAGAAGACGATCGAGGATGTGGAACGTCATCGTCGACAGGTAACCGAGTACCGAGCTAAGCCTCCGCCAGATCCAAAGTGGGACGTGACCATCAGGAACTATCCGACCGAGAATCTCCCGCCTCCTCCACCGGAATGGGAGAACTTCTCCGACGTCAGTTCCAATTCCAATCTAACCATCACTAACGAGCCCACAGGCATCCAGACCGACGCACCGATAGACGAGGAAGCGGATGTGAACATAGAACCTACGTACACGGCCCGCGCCGAAATACCTTGCAGACCACCCCCGGTAACACGCCGCTCGGTCGACGAGACCGACGCCGACTGGTTCAGCAGATTGTCCCGGGTACTGGACCCGCGTTACGTGTCCGAGTTCACAGAGGAGGAACGTGCCAAATGGCGAGAGATAATCACCACAGACAGCACCCTCAGAACTCTGCTGACCGAAGCCGTGGTGAAGGAGGACTACGAGCTCATACGCAAAGACGCCAGATATACCAACCTGTTCCCACCAGCTAAATGGGACGTGATCATTCGTATCCTGGGTCCTCCCTCGATGCACGCCGGGTCCACGTCCTCTTCGACTCATGGCAAGAACCATGGCCAAAGGTACAAGAGGTCCAAGTCCTCGGAATGGGACACTAGGTCCAGAAGGTCCTCTCTGCCGACGTTGTACGAGTACGAGAGCGACGGAGGTAGCTCCGCCCACACTCACAGTCACCGGCTACAGATGTCCCAGTCGACCACAGCGATGGGCCAGTCACGCCTGCGTAGATTGGGCTCCAGTCACAGGGGTACAGGTGGGGCCAGCGAAGTGGACGTCAGGTCCATGTCCGAGATGACTGTTCGTGATTTCGCCAGGGTAGACCGGGACGATTTGACGAGCCTGAGCTCCTTCGAGGGAGCTGATTCCCTGGTGAGATCTCTTAGCCAGCCTAGCTTAGCCAGAAGTGGGTCAGAGTTCACGGAACATTGGGGCATACCATCCGGGATGATGGATCTTCCCCCCTGGGCCGCTGAAGAGGGATCTAGCTCCGTGGAAAGTACACCTAGGGCGGTGAGAAGAAACGATCGTTTGGAGGTTCTTGCTTCATTTGACGATCGCAGACAAGGCTCGGCTACGACCAGATCCAGCCGGTACGTGGAGAGAGAGCTGAACAGTGTTCGGGTCACCGAGGGCCAGAGAACTTCGAATTGGTTCCACGACGATTCCGAGCCTGAAATGCAGATCTGA